From the genome of Papaver somniferum cultivar HN1 chromosome 2, ASM357369v1, whole genome shotgun sequence, one region includes:
- the LOC113353626 gene encoding protein app1-like: protein MAFLKSVAYLVVLSLFLQVTCARLYPEEALTNSVVVQKVPGVPVTNNDVVVKKVPVVPLTSEVVVKKVPVVPVTNSALVVKKVPVVPVTDNAVVVKKVPVVPVTDSLVVVKKVPVVPVTDSAVVVKKVPVVPVTDNAVVVKKVPVVPVTDNAVVVKKVPVVPVTDSAVVVKKVPVVPVTDSAVVVKKVPVVPVTDSEVVVNKVPVVPVTNNEVVVKKVLVVPDTNNALVVKKVPADPVTDNAVVVKKVPAVPVTDSLLVVKKVPVVSVTDNAVVVKKVPVVPVTDSVVVVKKVPVVPVTDSAVVVKKVPVVPVPDSEVVVKKVPVVPVTDNAVVVKKVSVVPVTDSEVVVKKVPVVPVSDSAVVVKKVLVVPETDNAVVFKKVPVVPVTDNAVVVKKVPVVPVTDNALVVEKLPVVPVTNSKVVVKKVPVVPVTDNKVVVKKVPVVPVTYSALVVKRVPVAPVTDNAVVVKKVPAVPVTDSAVVVKKVPVVLVTGSEVVDEKGPAPQGMSKH, encoded by the coding sequence ATGGCGTTTCTTAAGAGTGTCGCATACCTCGTGGTACTGTCCCTCTTTCTCCAGGTTACATGTGCACGATTATATCCCGAAGAAGCACTAACCAATAGTGTAGTCGTCCAAAAAGTACCAGGAGTACCAGTTACTAACAATGACGTGGTCGTCAAGAAAGTACCAGTTGTACCACTTACTAGTGAAGTGGTCGTGAAAAAAGTACCGGTAGTACCAGTTACTAATAGCGCACTGGTCGTCAAGAAAGTGCCGGTAGTACCGGTCACCGACAACGCAGTGGTTGTTAAGAAAGTGCCGGTGGTACCAGTCACCGATAGCTTAGTAGTCGTCAAGAAAGTGCCCGTGGTGCCAGTCACTGACAGCGCCGTGGTCGTCAAGAAAGTCCCGGTCGTTCCAGTCACCGACAACGCAGTGGTCGTCAAGAAAGTCCCAGTCGTTCCCGTCACCGACAACGCAGTGGTCGTCAAGAAAGTCCCAGTTGTACCCGTCACCGACAGCGCAGTGGTCGTCAAGAAAGTCCCAGTTGTACCCGTCACCGACAGCGCAGTGGTCGTCAAAAAAGTACCAGTTGTACCAGTCACCGATAGCGAAGTGGTTGTCAATAAAGTACCGGTTGTACCCGTCACTAACAACGAAGTGGTCGTCAAAAAGGTCCTGGTCGTTCCCGACACCAACAACGCATTGGTCGTCAAGAAAGTCCCGGCCGATCCAGTCACTGACAACGCAGTGGTCGTCAAGAAAGTCCCAGCCGTTCCCGTCACCGACAGCCTATTGGTCGTCAAAAAGGTCCCGGTCGTTTCAGTCACTGACAACGCAGTGGTCGTCAAGAAAGTCCCAGTCGTTCCCGTCACTGACAGTGTAGTGGTCGTCAAAAAAGTCCCGGTTGTACCCGTCACCGACAGTGCAGTGGTCGTCAAAAAAGTACCGGTTGTACCAGTCCCCGATAGCGAAGTGGTCGTCAAGAAAGTACCTGTTGTACCTGTCACCGATAACGCAGTGGTAGTCAAGAAAGTCTCGGTTGTACCCGTCACTGATAGCGAAGTGGTCGTCAAAAAGGTCCCGGTCGTTCCCGTCAGCGACAGCGCAGTGGTCGTCAAGAAAGTCCTAGTCGTTCCAGAAACCGACAACGCGGTGGTCTTCAAGAAAGTACCGGTCGTTCCAGTCACCGACAACGCAGTGGTCGTCAAAAAAGTCCCAGTCGTACCTGTCACGGACAACGCATTAGTCGTCGAAAAGTTACCGGTTGTACCAGTCACCAATAGCAAAGTGGTCGTCAAGAAAGTACCGGTTGTGCCCGTCACCGATAACAAAGTGGTCGTCAAAAAAGTCCCGGTCGTTCCCGTCACCTACAGCGCACTGGTCGTCAAGAGAGTCCCGGTCGCTCCAGTCACTGACAACGCAGTTGTCGTCAAGAAAGTCCCGGCTGTACCCGTCACGGATAGTGCAGTGGTCGTCAAAAAAGTACCGGTTGTACTAGTCACTGGCAGTGAAGTGGTAGACGAGAAAGGACCAGCTCCTCAAGGGATGTCGAAACATTGA